A single window of Halobacterium jilantaiense DNA harbors:
- a CDS encoding carbohydrate kinase family protein, protein MGDIVAVGSAVLDRVYALSNLPEPDGGAFARESTERAGGVAANVACALAALDHDASVVSRIGDDDAGDTVLDSLADWGVDASGVRRGEDATSYTLVLRGPDGDRMIVAGGDSVPGLELTDADRDALRDADCVFTSAYAPDGVVRELVDMREDGDIAALAFDLAGPLPELEGRGATRATIDAAAANADLFVANEVAARSYLDTDPETAVRELATRGADRVAVTVGADGAYLVTDAETVHVPARDVETVDATGAGDAFTAALIHAWVVGDETPEAAGRTATAAAARNCTAGGARGALPTRADLQD, encoded by the coding sequence ATGGGCGATATTGTTGCCGTCGGGAGTGCGGTCCTCGACCGCGTGTACGCGCTATCGAACCTCCCGGAGCCCGACGGCGGCGCGTTCGCCCGCGAGTCGACCGAGCGCGCCGGCGGCGTCGCGGCGAACGTCGCGTGCGCGCTGGCCGCGCTCGACCACGACGCGAGCGTCGTCTCCCGAATCGGGGACGACGACGCCGGCGACACCGTTCTCGACTCGCTGGCTGACTGGGGCGTCGACGCCTCGGGCGTCCGGCGCGGCGAGGACGCCACGTCCTACACGCTCGTGCTCCGAGGACCGGACGGCGACCGCATGATTGTCGCCGGCGGCGACAGCGTCCCCGGCCTCGAACTGACCGACGCCGACCGCGACGCGCTCCGTGACGCCGACTGCGTGTTCACGAGCGCCTACGCGCCCGACGGCGTCGTTCGGGAACTCGTCGACATGCGCGAGGACGGCGACATCGCCGCACTGGCGTTCGACCTCGCGGGCCCGCTTCCGGAACTCGAGGGGCGCGGCGCGACCCGGGCGACCATCGACGCGGCCGCCGCGAATGCGGACCTCTTCGTCGCCAACGAGGTCGCGGCACGCTCCTACCTCGACACCGACCCCGAGACAGCGGTCCGCGAACTCGCCACCCGTGGCGCTGACCGGGTCGCCGTCACCGTCGGCGCAGACGGCGCGTACCTCGTGACCGACGCGGAGACGGTCCACGTCCCCGCGCGCGATGTCGAGACGGTCGACGCGACAGGCGCTGGCGACGCGTTCACCGCCGCACTCATCCACGCCTGGGTCGTCGGGGACGAGACCCCGGAGGCGGCCGGCCGAACCGCGACGGCCGCCGCTGCTCGAAACTGCACCGCAGGCGGGGCTCGCGGCGCGCTCCCCACCCGAGCGGACCTTCAGGACTAG
- a CDS encoding DUF5807 family protein yields MSDYDAYLAGDRTDHVALYLSDSFVSDVDQLADRADAEQTSDGVVLVVDGDAGRSVFQKLTGMEAMEFGSTAMQTPGHVDGDLVTGECPNAADGPGEDHDVEFVFSFAEEQNEEVGGLYEEGDVVHAYAYCSCGTAYSDKWLAGERE; encoded by the coding sequence GTGAGCGACTACGACGCCTACCTCGCGGGCGACCGCACCGACCACGTCGCACTCTACCTCTCCGACTCGTTCGTCTCCGACGTCGACCAGCTCGCGGACCGCGCGGACGCCGAACAGACGAGCGACGGCGTCGTGCTCGTCGTGGACGGCGACGCCGGCCGCAGCGTCTTCCAGAAACTGACGGGCATGGAGGCGATGGAGTTCGGCTCCACCGCGATGCAGACGCCCGGGCACGTCGACGGCGACCTCGTCACTGGAGAGTGCCCGAACGCCGCCGACGGCCCCGGCGAGGACCACGACGTCGAGTTCGTGTTCTCGTTCGCCGAGGAGCAGAACGAGGAGGTCGGCGGGCTCTACGAGGAGGGTGACGTCGTCCACGCCTACGCCTACTGTTCGTGTGGCACCGCGTACTCGGACAAGTGGCTCGCCGGGGAGCGCGAGTAG
- a CDS encoding universal stress protein — MIDTVVIATDGSESVGRAVDVALDVARRFEADVHALYVLEESEVESAPEAVRDEMRDALEDRGRTAVSAVADRADVDVTTAVREGRPPAEISQYARDVDADAVATGTRGRHGENRFLIGSVAERVVRTCPVPVLTIRQLQEEQ, encoded by the coding sequence ATGATAGACACGGTGGTCATCGCGACCGACGGCTCCGAGAGCGTCGGGCGGGCCGTCGACGTGGCCCTCGACGTGGCGAGGCGCTTCGAGGCCGACGTCCACGCCCTCTACGTCCTCGAGGAGAGCGAGGTAGAGTCCGCGCCGGAGGCGGTCCGCGACGAGATGCGCGACGCGCTTGAGGACCGCGGCCGAACCGCAGTGAGCGCGGTGGCGGACAGAGCCGACGTGGACGTGACGACGGCCGTCCGCGAGGGGCGACCGCCCGCCGAAATCAGTCAGTACGCCCGCGACGTGGACGCTGACGCGGTGGCGACGGGGACTCGGGGCCGCCACGGCGAGAATCGGTTCCTCATCGGGAGCGTCGCGGAGCGCGTCGTCCGGACGTGCCCGGTGCCCGTCTTGACCATCCGCCAGCTTCAGGAGGAACAGTAG
- a CDS encoding DUF5806 family protein, translating into MPDQRSSPDDWDAEPAVEPVAERDDTSAETGADDVPADVRQYARFSKMNGAQYERVNEFLRERTYITAREWAIARLCADFRTETGVEMTKIGENLPELVPFMTDTYSPQAVNQARASFEQKVRTAGATFLYGAMCDFFTADELDDLMYEVTEVAKFLLEVEGVDLAVEDELEAEERISSVMRDVRAASDELRHDGTECPNCGHTIEGDD; encoded by the coding sequence ATGCCAGACCAGCGGTCGTCCCCCGACGACTGGGACGCCGAACCCGCCGTCGAACCGGTCGCCGAACGCGACGACACCAGCGCCGAAACGGGGGCCGACGACGTGCCCGCGGACGTCCGGCAGTACGCGCGCTTCTCGAAGATGAACGGCGCGCAGTACGAGCGCGTCAACGAGTTCCTCCGCGAGCGCACGTACATCACGGCCCGAGAGTGGGCCATCGCCCGGCTCTGCGCGGACTTCCGCACGGAGACCGGCGTGGAGATGACGAAAATCGGGGAGAACCTCCCCGAACTCGTGCCGTTCATGACGGACACGTACAGCCCGCAGGCGGTCAATCAGGCGCGGGCGTCCTTCGAGCAGAAGGTGCGGACGGCGGGCGCGACGTTCCTCTACGGCGCGATGTGCGACTTCTTCACGGCCGACGAGCTCGACGACCTCATGTACGAGGTGACGGAGGTCGCGAAGTTCCTGCTGGAAGTGGAGGGCGTCGACCTCGCCGTCGAGGACGAACTCGAAGCCGAGGAACGCATCTCGTCGGTGATGCGCGACGTGCGGGCGGCCAGCGACGAACTCCGACACGACGGCACGGAGTGCCCGAACTGCGGGCACACCATCGAGGGCGACGACTAG
- a CDS encoding universal stress protein, with protein sequence MKVLVGIGGADDSLDALEESVQRAGDTGDELTVAVVENPESDRETEELVEAARSALADAGLPENVRQLSGDAGSSLVELAEAGDFDQIVLGGGHRSPMGKIKLGHIAEFVLLNARTSVKLVRDDGG encoded by the coding sequence ATGAAAGTGCTGGTGGGTATCGGCGGAGCGGACGACTCGCTGGACGCGCTCGAGGAGAGCGTGCAGCGGGCCGGCGACACGGGCGACGAGTTGACCGTAGCGGTGGTGGAGAATCCGGAGAGCGACCGCGAGACGGAGGAGCTCGTCGAGGCGGCGCGGTCGGCGCTCGCGGACGCGGGCCTGCCGGAGAACGTCCGACAGCTCTCGGGCGACGCGGGGAGTTCGCTCGTGGAGCTGGCGGAAGCCGGGGACTTCGACCAGATCGTGCTCGGCGGCGGCCACCGCAGCCCGATGGGGAAAATCAAGCTCGGACACATCGCGGAGTTCGTGCTGTTGAACGCGCGGACGTCGGTGAAGCTGGTGCGTGACGATGGCGGGTGA
- a CDS encoding GNAT family N-acetyltransferase — MAGERVYPDEVAGAFPEPPVSFTDGEGRDLEVRGFETVDEETAAVDALVAMYDDFDPSDRAQGVPPVGEDRVRDWLDTLLEQDGFDVVAWHGDEVAGHATLVPDDGETYELAIFVHQTYQGAGIGTRLIEALLGHAQANGAELVWLSVERWNRPAVALYEKVGFETASAESFEMEMAIRLN; from the coding sequence ATGGCGGGTGAGCGCGTCTACCCCGACGAGGTCGCTGGAGCGTTCCCCGAGCCGCCGGTGTCGTTCACCGACGGAGAGGGGCGGGACCTCGAAGTGCGAGGGTTCGAGACAGTGGACGAAGAGACGGCGGCCGTCGACGCGCTAGTGGCGATGTACGACGACTTCGACCCGTCGGACCGCGCGCAGGGCGTGCCGCCGGTCGGCGAGGACCGCGTGCGGGACTGGCTGGACACGCTGCTGGAGCAGGACGGCTTCGACGTGGTTGCGTGGCACGGCGACGAGGTGGCGGGCCACGCGACACTCGTGCCCGACGACGGCGAGACGTACGAACTCGCCATCTTCGTCCACCAGACCTACCAGGGAGCGGGCATCGGCACGCGCCTCATCGAGGCGCTGCTGGGCCACGCGCAGGCGAACGGCGCGGAGCTGGTGTGGTTGAGCGTCGAGCGCTGGAATCGCCCGGCGGTCGCGCTCTACGAGAAGGTGGGGTTCGAGACCGCGTCCGCGGAGAGCTTCGAGATGGAGATGGCGATTCGGCTGAACTGA
- a CDS encoding universal stress protein, with amino-acid sequence MTLTVDTVLVPVDGTDASATAAEYAVTVADRYDANAHALYVLGETVTRAIETGDVAEDDVVEETNTFLGEVEDLAPEGVTVDSSIAYGFSTSRKLQHPGSVILDAAEDVDADFLVVPREGMRGDAGDVLEKAAEYVLLYASQPVLSV; translated from the coding sequence ATGACGCTCACCGTCGACACCGTGCTCGTCCCGGTGGACGGCACGGACGCCTCGGCCACAGCCGCCGAGTACGCCGTCACGGTCGCCGACCGCTACGACGCGAACGCCCACGCGCTGTACGTGCTCGGCGAGACGGTGACTCGCGCCATCGAGACCGGCGACGTCGCCGAGGACGACGTCGTCGAGGAGACCAACACCTTCCTCGGCGAGGTCGAGGACCTCGCGCCCGAGGGCGTCACCGTCGACTCCTCGATCGCCTACGGGTTCTCCACGTCCCGCAAGCTCCAGCACCCCGGCAGCGTCATCCTCGACGCCGCCGAGGACGTCGACGCCGACTTCCTCGTCGTTCCTCGTGAGGGAATGCGCGGTGACGCCGGCGACGTACTGGAGAAAGCCGCCGAGTACGTCCTGCTGTACGCCAGCCAGCCCGTGCTATCCGTCTGA
- a CDS encoding aldehyde dehydrogenase family protein, which yields MSDLDLTDADWNVDYVNGEYRSPGDRDTIDVEDPSTRDHFISVPAGTERDVEDAYEAAADAQADWAATSPQQRASVVRSVRDLLKEHRDDILELLATESGSTQTKGFAEFHTSVGITGEAASFPTRTSGDHRQSTVEGKENLVVREPQGVVGVISPWNFPLNLSIRAVAPAIALGNSVVLKPASSTPVTGGLLLAKLFEAAGLPDGVLNVVTGHGSDIGDAVAGNPHADVVSFTGSTPVGRQVAATAGQNLALPAMELGGNNVHVVTDDADIDQAVDSGVFGSFLHSGQVCISINRHLVHEDVYDEYVRKLTERAEALPAGSAHEGDTVVGPIIDESQRDTILDYVEETVDAGATLETGGGHDGLVVEPTVLSDATNDMAAACNEHFGPVAPVIPFSDDDEAVALANDTEYGLSGSVHASDLGRARDIADRIDTGMIHINDQPINDEPHLPFGGYKDSGIGRYNGEAIMDELTQEKWISIQREARDYPF from the coding sequence ATGTCAGACCTCGACCTCACAGACGCCGACTGGAACGTCGACTACGTGAACGGCGAGTACCGCTCGCCGGGCGACCGAGACACCATCGACGTCGAAGACCCGTCCACGCGGGACCACTTCATCAGCGTCCCCGCCGGCACCGAACGCGATGTCGAAGACGCCTACGAGGCGGCGGCCGACGCACAGGCCGACTGGGCGGCGACTAGCCCCCAGCAGCGAGCCAGCGTCGTCCGCTCGGTACGAGACCTCCTCAAGGAACACCGCGACGACATCCTCGAGTTGCTCGCGACGGAGTCCGGCAGCACGCAGACCAAGGGGTTCGCCGAGTTCCACACGTCCGTCGGTATCACTGGGGAGGCGGCGTCGTTCCCCACGCGGACGAGCGGTGATCACCGCCAGTCGACCGTCGAGGGCAAGGAGAACCTCGTCGTCCGCGAGCCGCAGGGCGTCGTCGGTGTCATCTCGCCGTGGAACTTCCCGCTGAACCTCTCCATCCGGGCGGTCGCGCCCGCCATTGCGCTCGGGAACAGCGTCGTCCTCAAGCCCGCGTCCTCGACCCCGGTGACGGGCGGCCTCCTGCTCGCGAAACTGTTCGAGGCCGCCGGCCTCCCGGACGGTGTCCTGAACGTCGTCACCGGCCACGGGTCGGACATCGGCGACGCGGTCGCCGGCAACCCCCACGCGGACGTCGTCTCCTTCACCGGGTCGACGCCCGTCGGCCGTCAGGTCGCCGCCACCGCCGGCCAGAACCTCGCGCTCCCGGCGATGGAGCTCGGTGGGAACAACGTCCACGTCGTCACCGACGACGCCGACATCGACCAGGCCGTCGACTCGGGCGTCTTCGGTTCGTTCCTCCACTCCGGGCAGGTCTGCATCTCCATCAACCGACACCTCGTCCACGAGGACGTCTACGACGAGTACGTCCGGAAGCTCACCGAGCGCGCCGAAGCCCTCCCCGCGGGCAGCGCCCACGAAGGCGACACCGTCGTCGGCCCCATCATCGACGAGTCCCAGCGCGACACGATACTCGACTACGTCGAAGAGACCGTCGACGCCGGTGCGACCCTCGAAACCGGCGGCGGCCACGACGGCCTCGTCGTCGAACCCACCGTCCTCTCGGACGCCACCAACGACATGGCCGCAGCCTGCAACGAACACTTCGGCCCGGTCGCGCCCGTCATCCCGTTCTCGGACGACGACGAAGCGGTCGCACTCGCGAACGACACCGAGTACGGGCTCTCCGGCAGCGTCCACGCCAGCGACCTCGGCCGCGCCCGCGACATCGCCGACCGCATCGACACCGGCATGATTCACATCAACGACCAGCCAATCAACGACGAACCCCACCTCCCCTTCGGCGGCTACAAGGACTCCGGCATCGGCCGCTACAACGGCGAAGCCATCATGGACGAACTCACGCAGGAGAAGTGGATTAGCATCCAGCGCGAGGCGCGAGACTACCCGTTCTAA
- a CDS encoding DUF7529 family protein, with translation MPNDPDTVGDPDTLSGDRLSHWERVMEDMAATAEEYRERGWDAHEVHPGDIGLFADEETAGRTGIDLLAPDNEFDPVAEAFDAAGGFENAEVFRADTGSTIFFVVALESPETETAVLLPAYYSPPEHEGFMDEIYEAGEVRIHVRPLNERRVLTFVHEDPSLFLPDHGERDGDGSTA, from the coding sequence ATGCCCAACGACCCCGACACTGTCGGTGACCCCGATACGCTCTCCGGTGACCGTCTCTCCCACTGGGAGCGAGTGATGGAGGACATGGCCGCGACCGCTGAGGAGTACCGCGAGCGCGGCTGGGACGCCCACGAGGTCCACCCCGGCGACATCGGGCTGTTCGCCGACGAGGAGACCGCGGGACGGACCGGCATCGACCTGCTCGCGCCCGACAACGAGTTCGACCCGGTCGCCGAGGCGTTCGACGCCGCGGGCGGCTTCGAGAACGCGGAAGTGTTCCGCGCTGACACCGGGAGTACCATCTTCTTCGTCGTCGCGCTGGAGTCCCCGGAGACGGAGACCGCCGTCCTGCTGCCCGCGTACTACAGTCCGCCCGAACACGAGGGGTTCATGGACGAGATATACGAGGCCGGCGAGGTCCGCATCCACGTCCGTCCGCTGAACGAGCGCCGCGTCCTCACGTTCGTCCACGAGGACCCGTCGCTGTTCCTGCCCGACCACGGCGAGCGAGACGGCGACGGCTCGACCGCCTAG
- a CDS encoding 30S ribosomal protein S6e: MATFQVAVADPESGRTYQFEVDGQDANRFIGREIGDEVDADAVGLDGYTVEITGGSDDAGRPMRGDVNGSDLKELLLEGGAGFNPERDGERKRVTVRGKEVSEATAQLNVSVAERGDESVETLLGEGDEDGDDE, from the coding sequence ATGGCTACGTTTCAGGTCGCCGTCGCCGACCCCGAGTCGGGACGCACCTACCAGTTCGAGGTCGACGGACAGGACGCGAACCGATTCATCGGCCGCGAAATCGGCGACGAGGTCGACGCGGACGCCGTCGGTCTCGACGGCTACACCGTCGAAATCACGGGCGGCAGCGACGACGCCGGCCGACCGATGCGCGGCGACGTGAACGGGAGCGACCTCAAGGAACTCCTCCTCGAGGGCGGCGCTGGCTTCAACCCCGAGCGCGACGGCGAGCGCAAGCGCGTCACCGTCCGCGGCAAGGAAGTCTCGGAGGCCACCGCACAGCTCAACGTCTCCGTCGCCGAGCGCGGCGACGAGTCCGTCGAGACCCTCCTCGGCGAAGGCGACGAAGACGGCGACGACGAGTAA
- a CDS encoding DHH family phosphoesterase, whose product MEDWVIDDEDLPLERKSLLPGTGFFVPDDVHEAKKDQEVRERVEGADVIVVADPDADGLACAAIIREVYGEAALIPAGPHEIEDGLRRAVEFGEEDCRLFVCDVCPDQFSYVEDELAAAVEYASEVRWFDHHQWTEETAAAVRDAGVDLVVGDSEEECTADVTVRSLDEAVPERFRELAEVTRDHDLWLKEDDRSDDLADYSYWSDAEEYMDVVQEHGADLPEDVMAYVEERRVEKHDLIDRAVDRAALKEVGEWTVGVTYGRCSQNEVAEALREQGADAAVVVKPSGSASIRGTESFDRAHEVARQVNGGGHPKAAGCKPDIYEDMLDYANHWTSQGTTAKQVILDAFRNLPEEPADE is encoded by the coding sequence ATGGAAGACTGGGTCATCGACGACGAGGACCTCCCGCTGGAGCGGAAGAGCCTGCTCCCCGGGACGGGCTTCTTCGTCCCCGACGACGTTCACGAAGCGAAGAAAGACCAGGAGGTCCGCGAGCGCGTGGAGGGCGCGGACGTCATCGTGGTCGCGGACCCCGACGCGGACGGCCTCGCGTGTGCGGCCATCATCCGGGAGGTGTACGGCGAGGCGGCGCTGATTCCCGCCGGCCCGCACGAGATAGAGGACGGCCTGCGGCGGGCCGTCGAGTTCGGCGAGGAGGACTGCCGGCTGTTCGTCTGCGACGTCTGCCCCGACCAGTTCTCGTACGTCGAGGACGAACTCGCGGCCGCCGTCGAGTACGCCAGCGAAGTCCGGTGGTTCGACCACCACCAGTGGACCGAGGAGACCGCGGCGGCCGTCCGGGACGCCGGCGTCGACCTCGTCGTCGGCGACTCCGAGGAGGAATGCACCGCGGACGTGACCGTCCGGAGTCTCGACGAAGCCGTCCCCGAGCGGTTCCGCGAGCTCGCCGAAGTCACGCGGGACCACGACCTCTGGCTGAAAGAGGACGACCGCAGCGACGACCTCGCGGACTACTCGTACTGGTCGGACGCCGAGGAGTACATGGACGTCGTCCAGGAGCACGGTGCAGACCTCCCGGAGGACGTCATGGCGTACGTCGAGGAGCGCCGCGTCGAGAAACACGACCTCATCGACCGCGCGGTCGACCGCGCCGCGCTGAAGGAGGTCGGCGAGTGGACGGTCGGCGTCACGTACGGCCGCTGCTCGCAGAACGAGGTCGCCGAAGCGCTCCGCGAACAGGGCGCGGACGCCGCCGTCGTCGTGAAGCCCTCGGGGAGCGCGAGCATCCGGGGAACCGAGTCCTTCGACCGCGCCCACGAGGTCGCCCGCCAGGTGAACGGCGGCGGCCACCCGAAGGCCGCGGGCTGCAAGCCCGACATCTACGAGGACATGCTGGACTACGCGAACCACTGGACGTCCCAGGGCACCACCGCGAAGCAGGTCATCCTCGACGCGTTCCGGAACCTCCCCGAGGAACCGGCCGACGAGTAG
- a CDS encoding MBL fold metallo-hydrolase yields the protein MDLRFLGGAREVGRSAVLVDDSLLLDYGTKADRLPQFPLGDVDPDAVVASHGHLDHVGTLPALLSGRDRPPIHWTPPTRELALTLARDTLKLRGGTLQCPFTETDVKRVTEVSETHGYRESFEAAGYEVTFFDAGHIPGSAHVLVEDGDTRLLYTGDFHTDDQRLVAGTTARPDADVVVCESTYSDVDHEDRRTVEQRFVESVRTTLWEGGTVVVPAFAIGRTQELLRICEAYDIPCYVDGMGKRVTEMLQRYPAFVRDADALRRAKSHARFVTGRDGQRKRIADQQAAVVTTSGMLSGGPAMTYVPEVRSNPTNKVAMTGYQVEGTPGRDLLETGSAEIDGRMLPVAAQVEQYDFSAHADRDGILDFLDDYRERRVLVNHGDRCPAFAAELRADGYDARAPDLGETVTV from the coding sequence ATGGACCTGCGGTTCCTCGGCGGCGCGCGAGAAGTCGGCCGGAGCGCCGTGCTGGTCGACGACTCGCTGCTGCTGGACTACGGCACGAAGGCCGACCGGCTGCCCCAGTTTCCCCTCGGGGACGTCGACCCGGACGCCGTCGTCGCGAGCCACGGCCACCTCGACCACGTCGGCACGCTCCCGGCGCTGCTGTCGGGGCGCGACCGCCCGCCGATTCACTGGACGCCACCGACGCGCGAGCTCGCGCTTACGCTCGCCCGGGACACACTGAAACTCCGGGGCGGCACACTCCAGTGTCCGTTCACGGAGACCGACGTGAAACGCGTCACCGAGGTCTCGGAGACACACGGCTACCGGGAGTCCTTCGAGGCCGCCGGCTACGAGGTCACGTTCTTCGACGCCGGCCACATTCCCGGGAGCGCACACGTCCTCGTTGAGGATGGCGACACTCGACTGCTCTACACGGGGGACTTCCACACCGACGACCAGCGACTGGTCGCCGGAACGACTGCCCGTCCGGACGCCGACGTGGTCGTCTGCGAGAGCACGTACAGCGACGTGGACCACGAGGACCGACGGACGGTCGAACAGCGGTTCGTCGAGAGCGTCCGGACGACGCTCTGGGAGGGTGGTACCGTCGTCGTCCCGGCGTTCGCCATCGGCCGCACGCAGGAACTGCTGCGGATTTGCGAGGCGTACGACATCCCCTGTTACGTCGACGGGATGGGCAAGCGAGTCACCGAGATGCTGCAGCGGTACCCCGCGTTCGTGCGGGACGCCGACGCGCTCCGGCGAGCGAAGTCCCACGCGAGATTCGTCACCGGCCGCGACGGCCAGCGGAAGCGCATCGCCGACCAGCAGGCCGCAGTCGTCACTACCAGCGGGATGCTCTCGGGCGGCCCCGCGATGACCTACGTTCCCGAAGTCCGCTCGAACCCCACGAACAAGGTCGCGATGACGGGCTATCAGGTCGAAGGCACGCCGGGGAGAGACCTCCTGGAGACCGGGAGCGCCGAAATCGACGGCCGGATGCTGCCGGTCGCCGCGCAGGTCGAGCAGTACGACTTCTCCGCGCACGCCGACCGGGACGGCATCCTCGACTTCCTCGACGACTACCGGGAGCGCCGAGTGCTCGTGAACCACGGCGACCGGTGTCCGGCGTTCGCGGCCGAACTCCGCGCCGACGGCTACGACGCGCGGGCACCCGACCTCGGGGAGACGGTCACCGTCTGA
- a CDS encoding BtpA/SgcQ family protein, whose amino-acid sequence MSLDFDADRAVVGMVHLAALPGAPSFDGDRAAIRDAALRDARRLEAGGADALIVENFGDAPFYADDVPKHVVASMTALVRDLRRETDLPLGVNVLRNDAEAAVSVAAAADADFVRVNVHAGARLTDQGVVEGQAAETVRLRDRLDADVSMLADVDVKHSAALAERPLTEEVAELLERGHADGVVASGAGTGHETDRDHLRAVVDARDSLGVDAPVFVGSGVTRETVEETLDLADGAIVGTALKEGGETTAPVDEARVRELVDAAR is encoded by the coding sequence ATGAGTCTCGACTTCGACGCCGACCGCGCGGTCGTGGGGATGGTCCACCTCGCCGCGCTCCCGGGTGCGCCGAGCTTCGACGGCGACCGGGCCGCCATCCGGGACGCGGCGCTCCGGGACGCCCGCCGCCTCGAAGCCGGCGGCGCGGACGCGCTGATAGTGGAGAATTTCGGCGACGCCCCGTTCTACGCGGACGACGTTCCGAAACATGTCGTCGCGTCGATGACGGCGCTCGTCCGTGACCTCCGCCGGGAAACTGACCTGCCGCTGGGCGTGAACGTCCTCCGGAACGACGCCGAGGCCGCCGTCTCCGTCGCGGCCGCTGCTGACGCCGACTTCGTGCGGGTGAACGTCCACGCTGGCGCTCGCCTCACCGATCAGGGCGTCGTCGAGGGGCAGGCAGCCGAAACCGTTCGGCTTCGGGACCGCCTCGACGCCGACGTCTCGATGCTCGCGGACGTCGACGTGAAACACTCCGCCGCGCTCGCCGAGCGACCGCTGACCGAGGAGGTCGCGGAGCTACTTGAGCGCGGGCACGCCGACGGCGTGGTGGCGAGCGGGGCCGGCACCGGTCACGAGACCGACCGCGACCACCTCCGGGCTGTCGTCGACGCCCGCGACAGCCTCGGCGTCGACGCGCCGGTGTTCGTCGGAAGCGGCGTGACTCGGGAAACAGTCGAGGAGACGCTCGACCTCGCGGACGGTGCCATCGTCGGCACCGCACTGAAGGAGGGCGGAGAGACGACGGCACCCGTCGACGAAGCTCGCGTCCGGGAACTGGTCGACGCGGCGCGCTAG